One stretch of Planococcus sp. PAMC 21323 DNA includes these proteins:
- a CDS encoding PhoH family protein has product MTENNILELHVKDPNEAVQLLGISDNHLTLIEEAFNIHIITRGEVIKLSGSDEDKQTGKLLIEQLLRVIRKNINIDQRDIVSAIEMAKSGTIEYFAELYDEEVARNANGKTIRAKTIGQRQYVHAIRNKDLVFGIGPAGTGKTYLAVVMAVQALKNGHVKKIILTRPAVEAGESLGFLPGDLKEKVDPYLRPLYDALHDVLGLEQTNRFIERGTIEIAPLAYMRGRTLDEAFVILDEAQNTTKAQMKMFLTRLGFGSKMVITGDKTQIDLPRGAESGLIAAETILSKVRNIHFQYLESGDVVRHPLVAKIIDAYESQAT; this is encoded by the coding sequence ATGACAGAAAACAACATACTAGAATTACATGTGAAAGACCCAAACGAAGCGGTACAGCTGCTCGGGATATCAGATAACCATCTAACATTAATCGAAGAAGCTTTTAATATTCATATTATTACCCGTGGAGAAGTCATTAAATTGTCTGGCTCTGATGAAGACAAGCAGACGGGAAAATTATTAATAGAGCAGTTATTACGAGTTATTCGCAAAAATATTAATATTGACCAACGTGATATTGTTTCAGCAATAGAAATGGCGAAGAGCGGCACGATTGAATATTTCGCTGAACTTTATGACGAAGAAGTTGCGCGCAATGCTAACGGCAAAACAATTCGTGCTAAAACCATTGGTCAGCGTCAATATGTTCATGCGATACGCAATAAAGATTTAGTTTTTGGAATTGGTCCAGCTGGTACAGGTAAAACCTACCTTGCCGTCGTTATGGCAGTTCAAGCGCTAAAAAATGGTCACGTAAAGAAAATCATTTTGACAAGACCTGCTGTTGAAGCAGGTGAAAGTCTTGGGTTTTTACCGGGCGATTTAAAAGAAAAAGTCGATCCTTACTTACGTCCATTATACGATGCGTTACACGACGTGCTGGGACTAGAACAAACTAATCGCTTTATTGAGCGGGGGACTATTGAAATTGCTCCACTAGCTTATATGAGAGGTCGAACACTAGATGAAGCGTTTGTTATTTTAGATGAAGCGCAAAACACCACAAAAGCGCAAATGAAGATGTTCTTAACACGTCTTGGGTTTGGTTCGAAAATGGTTATTACGGGAGATAAAACTCAGATTGATTTACCACGTGGTGCTGAATCGGGATTAATTGCGGCTGAAACGATTTTATCAAAAGTTCGAAACATCCATTTTCAATACCTTGAAAGTGGCGATGTCGTCCGTCATCCGCTAGTGGCGAAAATTATCGATGCTTATGAGAGTCAAGCAACGTAA
- a CDS encoding HD family phosphohydrolase: MRQKARDLFEKLGYRKIMMAGILLTSIILYGFLMDSIQNDTYDIRLFQLSSETIRSEKTVEDPVKTELERQRLTEEVTPSYQFVSEIVDNQTALVASLFGYILDVKKTPETEEDRLTQEEMIDKLREDLRLLETSDNGLRLTDEMLSSLLSLPEERLLSVQKELNDLLQSYLNESIRIEEVARYRTEIEQQIRRNENIPNDIIQATVTIGRFGIIANELVNEELTAKQIEQVRNSVEPTRILQGQVLVQEGQVVDREVYRQLELAGMTEERMNYKPLLGLLIFVVIAVGLLFIVISRSKKKDENKVTEMLVVMVTLTISLILMKLLSVMSDNFDLVISFFFPTALAGILVRLLVNERAAVYVTVFVSAAAGIMLPSGYSAILKVDVAFYILFGGLTAIYLIEQAGGRGRLLQISLAVAGANILFVAFYLLLGQTQYSWSEIGFYFSAAVVSGLLSGALAIGFLPFFESAFGMLSTMRLIELSNPNHPLLKRILIETPGTYHHSLMVANLADASCEAIGADGLLARVGCYYHDIGKTKYPQFFIENQVNIENPHDRLPPEKSRDIILAHGINGAQLLKKHKMPKEIIDVAEQHHGTSLLKFFYYKAKETNPNVDENTYRYQGPKPQTKEIAIICIADSLEAAVRSMKEPTSEKIKKLVDSIVEDKLKDGQFEECDISLKELKKVKEVMCDTLNGIFHSRIEYPKETN, translated from the coding sequence ATGCGTCAAAAAGCACGAGATCTTTTTGAAAAACTAGGTTATCGGAAAATAATGATGGCAGGCATCTTGTTGACGAGCATCATTTTGTACGGATTTTTAATGGACTCGATTCAAAACGATACATATGATATCCGCTTATTTCAATTATCATCTGAAACAATACGTTCTGAGAAAACCGTAGAAGATCCAGTTAAGACTGAATTAGAGAGGCAACGTTTAACCGAAGAGGTAACGCCTAGTTATCAATTTGTGAGCGAGATTGTCGACAATCAAACAGCTCTAGTCGCGTCGTTATTTGGCTATATTTTAGATGTTAAAAAGACGCCTGAAACTGAAGAAGACCGGCTTACTCAGGAGGAAATGATCGATAAGCTGAGAGAAGATTTAAGATTGCTTGAAACGAGCGATAACGGGCTTCGCTTAACAGACGAAATGCTGAGTTCACTACTATCTTTGCCAGAAGAACGTCTATTAAGTGTTCAAAAAGAATTAAACGATTTACTGCAATCTTATTTGAACGAATCTATTCGTATAGAAGAAGTTGCGCGATATCGCACAGAAATTGAACAACAAATTCGCCGTAACGAAAATATTCCGAATGATATCATTCAAGCTACAGTGACTATTGGTCGTTTTGGTATTATTGCAAATGAGTTAGTGAACGAAGAGTTAACAGCAAAACAAATAGAACAGGTTCGCAACAGCGTAGAACCGACACGCATTTTACAAGGGCAAGTTCTAGTTCAAGAAGGCCAAGTAGTTGATCGAGAAGTTTACCGTCAGCTAGAACTAGCTGGAATGACTGAAGAACGAATGAATTATAAACCATTACTTGGGTTATTAATATTTGTGGTCATTGCAGTAGGGTTGCTTTTTATCGTCATATCTCGATCGAAGAAAAAGGATGAAAATAAAGTTACCGAAATGTTGGTCGTCATGGTAACACTTACTATTTCGTTAATATTAATGAAATTGCTATCTGTTATGAGTGATAATTTTGATTTGGTTATTTCTTTTTTCTTCCCGACAGCATTAGCAGGTATACTTGTTCGTTTGTTGGTCAACGAACGAGCGGCAGTTTATGTCACTGTTTTTGTCAGTGCAGCAGCGGGTATCATGTTGCCGAGCGGTTATTCGGCAATTTTAAAAGTAGATGTCGCTTTTTATATTCTTTTTGGCGGATTGACCGCGATTTATTTAATCGAACAAGCAGGTGGTCGTGGTCGTTTATTGCAGATTAGTTTGGCGGTAGCTGGTGCAAATATTTTGTTTGTTGCGTTTTATTTATTACTCGGTCAAACCCAATATAGTTGGTCGGAAATTGGTTTTTATTTTTCAGCTGCGGTTGTCTCTGGTTTGTTATCTGGGGCATTAGCAATTGGGTTTTTACCGTTTTTCGAATCGGCATTTGGAATGCTTTCAACGATGCGATTAATCGAGTTGTCCAATCCAAATCATCCTCTACTAAAAAGAATTTTGATAGAAACACCGGGTACTTATCATCATAGTTTGATGGTTGCAAATTTAGCTGACGCTTCTTGTGAAGCGATTGGTGCAGATGGACTTCTGGCAAGAGTGGGATGTTATTATCACGATATTGGCAAAACAAAATACCCGCAGTTTTTTATCGAAAACCAAGTAAATATTGAAAATCCACATGATCGTTTACCACCTGAAAAAAGTAGAGATATCATTTTGGCGCATGGTATAAATGGTGCACAACTATTAAAGAAACATAAAATGCCGAAAGAAATTATTGATGTTGCTGAGCAACATCATGGCACGAGTCTTTTAAAATTTTTCTATTACAAAGCAAAAGAAACCAATCCGAATGTTGATGAAAACACTTATCGTTACCAAGGTCCAAAGCCGCAAACAAAAGAAATTGCGATTATCTGTATAGCGGATAGTTTAGAAGCTGCGGTTCGATCGATGAAAGAACCAACATCAGAAAAGATAAAAAAATTGGTAGATTCCATTGTAGAAGATAAACTTAAAGATGGGCAGTTTGAAGAATGCGATATTTCTTTAAAAGAACTGAAAAAAGTAAAAGAAGTAATGTGTGATACGTTAAATGGAATATTCCATTCGCGTATTGAATATCCAAAAGAAACAAACTGA
- the ybeY gene encoding rRNA maturation RNase YbeY encodes MIAIDFMDETESLDQKELDFVKKIVEHAAKQEKVTDSEVSVTFVTNEMIRDINREYRGKDQPTDVISFAMEELGEGETAIIGSQEPRMLGDIIISLDRTKEQAEDFGHSFERELGFLAVHGFLHLLGYDHMTEEDEKKMFSRQEEILVSLGITRDNHEGA; translated from the coding sequence ATGATAGCGATTGATTTTATGGATGAGACAGAAAGCTTGGATCAAAAAGAATTGGATTTTGTGAAAAAAATAGTAGAACACGCTGCGAAACAAGAAAAAGTCACGGATTCAGAAGTATCCGTGACTTTTGTAACCAATGAAATGATTCGAGACATTAACCGCGAATATCGAGGAAAAGATCAGCCTACTGATGTCATTTCATTTGCAATGGAAGAACTGGGGGAAGGCGAAACAGCGATCATCGGCTCACAAGAACCACGCATGTTGGGAGACATTATTATTTCTCTTGACCGAACTAAAGAACAAGCTGAGGATTTTGGACATTCTTTTGAAAGAGAATTGGGCTTTCTAGCAGTGCATGGCTTTTTACATTTATTGGGCTATGATCACATGACAGAAGAAGACGAAAAGAAAATGTTTTCTCGCCAAGAGGAGATCTTAGTCTCACTTGGTATTACGCGTGATAACCATGAAGGCGCGTAG
- a CDS encoding diacylglycerol kinase family protein, whose translation MKARRFFRSFLFAAQGIGTALKREQNIRFHLLAAIIVVIAGWLTVLSYTEWLVVILLIAGMIALEMVNSAIERVVDLATAELHPLAKQAKDMAAGAVLVFAVASAIIGLLIFLPKWL comes from the coding sequence ATGAAGGCGCGTAGATTTTTTCGTTCTTTCTTGTTTGCTGCTCAAGGAATCGGAACAGCTTTAAAACGTGAACAAAATATTAGATTCCATCTTTTAGCCGCTATTATTGTCGTAATTGCGGGGTGGTTGACAGTCTTATCATACACAGAATGGTTAGTAGTGATATTGTTAATTGCGGGTATGATTGCATTGGAAATGGTGAATTCGGCCATTGAACGAGTAGTGGATTTGGCAACAGCAGAACTTCATCCGCTAGCAAAACAAGCTAAAGACATGGCAGCGGGTGCAGTTTTGGTATTTGCAGTGGCAAGTGCTATAATTGGTTTACTAATCTTTCTACCCAAATGGTTATAA
- a CDS encoding cytidine deaminase, with translation MEKEQLLKQSIEARNNAYVPYSKFPVGAALLTADGKVYLGCNIENAGYSMTNCAERTAVFKAVSEGDKKFVALAVSADTPGPVSPCGACRQVLAEFCSPDMPVYLTNLKGDVQETTISELLPGAFSTEDLKYAARE, from the coding sequence ATGGAAAAAGAACAATTATTGAAGCAATCGATAGAGGCGCGAAACAATGCATATGTACCTTATTCAAAATTTCCAGTAGGCGCTGCATTATTAACAGCGGATGGAAAAGTATATTTAGGCTGTAATATTGAAAACGCAGGTTATTCAATGACTAATTGCGCAGAGCGTACAGCCGTATTTAAAGCGGTTTCTGAAGGCGATAAGAAATTCGTAGCTTTAGCTGTGTCAGCTGATACGCCAGGTCCTGTATCGCCTTGTGGAGCATGTAGACAGGTATTAGCAGAATTTTGCTCACCAGACATGCCAGTTTACTTAACAAATTTAAAAGGTGACGTTCAGGAAACGACAATTAGTGAATTGCTTCCTGGCGCATTTTCAACGGAGGATTTAAAATATGCAGCCAGAGAATAA
- the era gene encoding GTPase Era: MQPENNGFKSGFISIIGRPNVGKSTFLNRVVGQKIAIMSDKPQTTRNKVQGVVTTNDSQMIFIDTPGINEPRHKLGDFMLKVAKNTFREVDVLLFVASGIDRVGKEDRYVLEMLKDIDVPVFLVINKIDQVHPDNLPKIIESYSKEFDFAEVIPISALEGNNVEALLTKINERLPEGPQYYPADQITDHPERFIISELIREKALHLTREEIPHSIAVVIEKIAPDSENKDMIRIQATIMVERDSQKGIVIGKKGVLLKQIGTRARRDIENLLGSKVYLELWVKVQKDWRNKAMHLRDFGFRDDEY, encoded by the coding sequence ATGCAGCCAGAGAATAACGGATTTAAATCAGGATTTATTTCAATCATAGGTCGCCCGAACGTCGGTAAATCGACGTTTCTTAATCGTGTCGTTGGGCAGAAGATTGCCATTATGAGTGATAAACCTCAAACAACACGAAACAAAGTTCAAGGCGTTGTGACTACCAATGATAGTCAAATGATTTTCATCGATACACCAGGTATTAATGAACCGCGTCATAAACTAGGTGACTTTATGTTGAAAGTCGCAAAAAATACGTTTCGTGAAGTGGATGTTTTATTATTCGTTGCAAGTGGCATAGACCGCGTTGGTAAAGAAGACCGTTACGTATTAGAAATGCTAAAAGACATTGATGTTCCGGTATTTTTAGTAATTAATAAAATCGATCAAGTGCACCCAGATAATTTACCAAAAATTATCGAGTCCTACAGCAAAGAATTTGATTTTGCAGAAGTGATTCCAATTTCAGCATTAGAAGGAAATAACGTTGAAGCTTTACTTACAAAGATTAATGAGCGTCTACCTGAAGGACCTCAATACTATCCAGCAGATCAAATCACTGATCACCCAGAAAGATTTATTATTTCTGAATTGATTCGTGAAAAAGCACTTCATTTGACGCGCGAAGAAATTCCTCATTCGATTGCAGTTGTAATTGAAAAAATTGCACCCGATTCAGAGAACAAAGACATGATTCGAATTCAAGCAACAATTATGGTCGAGCGCGATTCTCAAAAAGGTATTGTTATCGGTAAAAAAGGCGTATTGCTTAAACAAATCGGTACACGTGCTCGCCGGGATATCGAAAACTTGCTTGGATCAAAAGTCTATTTGGAGTTATGGGTGAAAGTTCAAAAGGATTGGCGCAATAAAGCAATGCATTTACGCGATTTCGGCTTTAGAGACGACGAATATTAA
- the recO gene encoding DNA repair protein RecO — protein sequence MQNQVEGIVIRTMPYGETNKIVTLFTKEAGKITCMARGAKKPASRLAAITQVFTHGSFSIYKGKGMGTIQAGDPLESLRHIREDIMSTAYASYVTELIDRLTEQDEPQPAIFNMLYQALHAIDEGYDPEAITLFVEWKMLQTAGLTPTLHQCANCGSTEGEFAFSFQELGFLCHRCFHIDRYIIRLSPALVKLIRTFYFVPIERVGSLTLKKESKNLLKQIVRTIYEEKAGIRLKSRKFLEQLERTPEFLPKKEELPKDE from the coding sequence ATGCAAAATCAAGTAGAGGGCATTGTCATTCGCACAATGCCTTATGGCGAAACCAATAAAATCGTCACCTTGTTTACAAAAGAAGCGGGGAAAATTACTTGTATGGCTAGAGGCGCGAAAAAACCTGCTAGTCGATTAGCGGCAATTACGCAAGTGTTTACTCATGGGAGTTTTTCTATCTATAAAGGAAAAGGCATGGGCACTATACAGGCGGGTGATCCGTTAGAATCACTACGGCATATTCGCGAAGACATTATGTCTACTGCTTATGCAAGTTATGTTACGGAATTAATTGATCGTTTAACTGAACAAGATGAACCGCAACCTGCCATTTTTAATATGTTGTATCAAGCCCTCCATGCGATCGACGAAGGGTATGATCCAGAAGCGATTACCTTGTTTGTCGAATGGAAAATGCTCCAAACAGCTGGATTAACACCAACACTTCATCAATGTGCTAATTGTGGATCGACTGAAGGAGAATTTGCCTTTTCGTTTCAGGAACTTGGATTTCTATGTCATCGTTGTTTTCATATCGATCGTTACATTATTCGATTGAGTCCAGCGCTGGTGAAACTAATCCGTACATTTTATTTTGTGCCAATTGAGCGCGTAGGTTCGCTGACCTTGAAAAAAGAATCGAAGAACTTACTGAAACAAATTGTTCGCACAATTTATGAAGAAAAAGCGGGGATTCGCTTAAAGTCGAGAAAGTTTCTTGAACAATTAGAACGAACTCCCGAATTTTTACCCAAAAAAGAAGAGTTGCCTAAAGACGAATAG
- a CDS encoding glycine--tRNA ligase, producing the protein MSMEDVVALAKHRGFVFPGSEIYGGLANTWDYGPLGVELKNNIKKAWWKKFVQESPYNVGLDAAILMNPKTWVASGHVGNFNDPMIDCKSCKTRHRADKLIEDALDAKGIELIVDGLSFDRMAELIQEHEVKCPTCGKLDYTDIRQFNLMFKTFQGVTEASTNEIFLRPETAQGIFVNYKNVQRSMRKKMPFGIAQIGKSFRNEITPGNFTFRTREFEQMELEFFCKPGEDLEWYAYWRDFCKNWLLNLDMNEDNMRLREHDEDELSHYSNATVDIEYKFPFGWGELWGIADRTDFDLKRHMEHSGEDFNYIDPVTNERFVPYCIEPSLGADRVTLAFLVDAFTEEALENDDKRTVLKFHPALAPYKAAILPLSKKLAEGATGVFAELAKHFMVDYDESQSIGKRYRRQDEIGTPFCITYDFDSVEDGQVTVRHRDSMEQIRMPIAEVQAYIEKHIQF; encoded by the coding sequence ATGTCAATGGAAGATGTAGTAGCATTAGCAAAACACAGAGGCTTTGTATTCCCTGGCTCTGAAATTTATGGCGGTTTAGCGAACACGTGGGATTATGGTCCACTTGGTGTTGAACTAAAAAACAATATTAAAAAAGCATGGTGGAAAAAATTCGTTCAAGAGTCTCCTTATAACGTAGGACTTGACGCTGCTATTTTGATGAACCCGAAAACGTGGGTAGCTTCTGGACATGTCGGTAACTTTAACGACCCAATGATCGACTGTAAGAGCTGTAAAACTCGCCACCGTGCAGACAAATTAATCGAAGATGCTTTGGATGCAAAAGGCATTGAATTGATTGTTGATGGCTTGTCGTTTGATCGTATGGCAGAATTGATCCAAGAACACGAAGTAAAATGTCCTACATGTGGCAAATTAGACTACACAGACATCCGTCAATTCAACTTGATGTTCAAGACATTCCAAGGTGTTACAGAAGCTTCAACAAACGAAATCTTCTTGCGCCCAGAAACAGCTCAAGGTATTTTCGTTAACTATAAAAACGTTCAACGTTCTATGCGCAAAAAAATGCCTTTTGGTATTGCACAAATCGGTAAGAGTTTCCGTAACGAAATCACACCTGGTAACTTTACATTCCGGACACGTGAATTCGAACAAATGGAACTTGAATTTTTCTGCAAACCTGGTGAAGATTTGGAATGGTACGCTTACTGGCGCGATTTCTGTAAAAACTGGCTATTGAACTTAGATATGAACGAAGACAATATGCGCTTGCGCGAGCATGACGAAGACGAACTTTCGCATTACTCAAACGCAACTGTTGATATCGAATACAAATTCCCATTTGGCTGGGGCGAGCTTTGGGGTATTGCAGATCGTACTGATTTCGACTTGAAACGCCATATGGAACATTCAGGAGAAGACTTTAATTACATCGACCCTGTAACGAACGAACGCTTCGTGCCTTATTGCATCGAGCCATCTCTTGGAGCAGATCGCGTGACATTGGCTTTCCTAGTAGATGCTTTCACAGAAGAAGCACTTGAAAACGACGACAAACGTACAGTATTGAAGTTCCATCCAGCTTTAGCTCCTTATAAAGCAGCTATTCTTCCATTATCTAAAAAATTAGCAGAAGGCGCAACAGGCGTATTCGCTGAACTAGCTAAGCATTTCATGGTGGATTATGACGAGTCTCAATCAATTGGTAAACGTTACCGTCGCCAAGACGAAATCGGCACACCTTTCTGCATCACGTACGACTTTGATTCAGTAGAAGACGGTCAAGTTACAGTGCGTCACCGTGATTCAATGGAACAAATACGTATGCCAATCGCTGAAGTACAAGCCTATATCGAAAAACATATTCAGTTTTAA
- a CDS encoding helix-turn-helix transcriptional regulator: protein MSPIELNKRQEEILQIVKGNGPITGEQIADRLNLTRSTLRPDLAILTMAGFLDARPRVGYFYSGKKPGQDVTDTMNNMKVKDFQSIPVVVREDVSVYDAISQMFLDDVGTLFVVDKKSHLVGVLSRKDLLRASLGSQNLSSIPVHIIMTRMPNITYCARNESLIQAAHRLINQQIDALPVVEEQPDGFKVVGRLTKTNITRAFLSLSENHDL from the coding sequence GTGAGTCCAATCGAACTCAATAAACGACAAGAAGAAATATTACAAATTGTAAAAGGGAATGGTCCGATTACTGGCGAACAGATTGCGGATCGCCTAAACTTAACAAGATCAACGCTTAGACCGGACTTAGCCATTTTAACGATGGCGGGTTTTTTAGATGCCCGTCCCCGCGTTGGTTATTTTTATTCAGGTAAAAAACCAGGACAAGATGTTACCGATACGATGAACAATATGAAAGTAAAGGATTTTCAGTCAATACCGGTTGTTGTTCGAGAAGATGTGAGTGTATACGATGCCATCAGCCAAATGTTTTTAGATGATGTTGGGACACTTTTTGTTGTGGATAAAAAATCGCATCTAGTAGGAGTGTTATCAAGAAAAGACTTGTTGCGAGCAAGTTTGGGTAGCCAAAACTTATCGAGTATTCCCGTACATATTATTATGACGCGTATGCCCAACATTACATATTGCGCTAGAAATGAATCACTGATTCAAGCAGCGCATCGTTTGATCAATCAACAAATCGATGCACTGCCAGTAGTAGAAGAACAGCCAGACGGCTTTAAAGTTGTCGGTAGATTAACTAAAACGAATATTACTCGTGCGTTTTTATCGTTATCTGAAAACCACGATTTGTGA
- a CDS encoding pyruvate, water dikinase regulatory protein, whose translation MKSLRLFIVSDSVGETGELVAKAAISQYLNADQNAVLKRFPYIDSIDHLQEIVKLAVAQKAFIVYTLVSQELRDYMQSETAKFRVTAVDLMGPLLDALENELNASPLQEAGLVRKLDDDYFKKVEAIEFAVKYDDGRDPRGILMADIVLVGISRTSKTPLSQYLAHKRLKVANVPLVPEVDPPEELYQVDPKKCFGLVISPDKLNYIRKERLIALGLNDDANYAKIDRIHEEIKHFHNVVDRIGCEIVDVTNRAVEETANLILGKLQK comes from the coding sequence ATGAAATCACTGCGATTATTTATTGTATCCGATTCCGTTGGTGAAACAGGAGAACTGGTCGCGAAAGCAGCAATTAGTCAATATTTGAACGCAGATCAAAATGCAGTTTTAAAACGGTTTCCTTATATCGATTCAATTGATCATCTACAAGAAATCGTCAAATTGGCTGTCGCACAAAAAGCGTTTATCGTTTATACATTAGTTTCGCAAGAATTACGCGATTATATGCAGTCTGAAACAGCTAAGTTTCGTGTGACGGCAGTGGATTTAATGGGACCATTATTAGATGCACTCGAAAATGAACTGAATGCATCACCCTTGCAAGAAGCAGGTTTAGTCCGCAAACTTGATGATGATTATTTTAAAAAAGTAGAAGCCATTGAGTTTGCGGTTAAATATGATGATGGAAGAGACCCACGTGGCATTTTGATGGCGGATATTGTATTAGTGGGAATTTCTCGAACATCTAAAACACCATTATCTCAATATTTAGCACACAAGCGCTTAAAAGTGGCTAACGTACCACTCGTACCGGAAGTCGATCCACCAGAGGAATTGTACCAAGTAGATCCGAAAAAATGCTTTGGTTTGGTTATTTCACCAGACAAACTCAACTATATTCGAAAAGAAAGATTGATTGCTTTAGGTTTGAACGATGATGCAAATTACGCGAAAATCGATCGTATTCACGAAGAAATTAAACATTTTCACAACGTAGTCGATCGCATTGGTTGCGAAATCGTTGATGTAACAAATCGAGCTGTAGAAGAAACGGCAAATTTGATACTCGGCAAACTCCAAAAATGA
- the dnaG gene encoding DNA primase, which produces MSSRVPEEVIEKIRSSTDIVDVVGEYVQLTKRGRNWFGLCPFHGESTPSFSVTADKQIFHCFGCGAGGNVITFLMDIENITFQDALSRLGSRAGIDVDIQAPADSGPVQSKEDQQLILMHEFAADMYHHILLNTEEGQAALDYLENRGFTREIIEKYRIGWSLPEWNYMASSLKRKGFSDEELEKSGLAIAREQSSGYFDRFRGRIMFPIMNESGKVIAFSGRVLEHTKQEAKYMNSPESPIFQKSQVLYNVHHARSAIRKNRKIILFEGFMDVIAAGKAGVDNALATMGTSLTAQHIRQMKRFAQEVVICFDGDDAGWEAAKRAAIALNEENFKVEVAVLPGKMDPDDYVRDNGAEAFKDQIIGKPHAFIAFAMMHARRHKNFQYENDLLQYIQEVLQLLAGRSSPLERDLYIKQLSVETGLSQEAILQHYRKLENKTIERNRPEPSVIKTPKKEPKRITSLHRAERMLLSHALADPMVMHKLVVEDNGIPFVSEEFQALYVQLLGFYEEWDKADFHKFLETLQDAELRKLVMETALSERDPEHADEEIADCLKHLQKHRIEQQINLKIQQSKEAEKQHDLKRALLLAQEVIALRKSL; this is translated from the coding sequence ATGTCCAGTAGAGTTCCTGAAGAAGTTATTGAAAAGATTCGGTCCAGCACAGACATAGTTGATGTTGTTGGTGAATATGTCCAATTAACAAAAAGAGGTCGCAATTGGTTTGGCCTTTGTCCTTTCCATGGAGAAAGCACACCATCTTTTTCAGTTACAGCCGATAAGCAGATTTTTCATTGCTTTGGTTGTGGAGCTGGTGGCAATGTCATCACTTTTCTGATGGATATTGAAAACATAACGTTCCAAGATGCCTTGTCAAGATTAGGGAGTCGCGCTGGCATTGATGTCGATATACAAGCCCCTGCCGATTCCGGTCCGGTGCAATCAAAAGAAGATCAACAATTGATTTTGATGCACGAGTTTGCTGCGGACATGTATCACCATATTTTATTGAATACGGAAGAAGGCCAAGCGGCATTGGACTATTTGGAAAATAGGGGCTTTACTCGAGAAATTATCGAGAAATATAGAATCGGTTGGTCACTTCCAGAGTGGAACTATATGGCTTCTTCATTAAAACGAAAAGGTTTTTCTGATGAAGAATTAGAAAAGAGCGGATTAGCGATTGCGCGTGAGCAATCAAGCGGCTATTTTGACCGATTCCGTGGTAGAATCATGTTTCCGATTATGAATGAATCAGGCAAGGTAATCGCCTTTTCTGGAAGGGTTCTTGAACATACAAAGCAAGAAGCCAAATACATGAACAGCCCTGAATCTCCGATTTTCCAAAAAAGCCAAGTGCTTTATAATGTACATCATGCTAGAAGCGCTATACGCAAAAATAGAAAAATCATTTTGTTTGAAGGGTTTATGGATGTGATTGCAGCGGGTAAAGCAGGTGTTGATAATGCTTTAGCAACTATGGGCACATCATTAACTGCTCAGCACATTCGACAAATGAAGCGTTTTGCTCAAGAAGTCGTCATTTGTTTTGATGGAGATGATGCTGGATGGGAAGCTGCAAAACGAGCTGCCATTGCTTTGAACGAAGAAAATTTTAAAGTGGAAGTAGCAGTGTTACCCGGGAAAATGGATCCTGATGATTACGTTCGTGATAACGGCGCTGAGGCTTTTAAAGATCAGATTATCGGTAAACCACACGCATTTATCGCATTCGCGATGATGCACGCCCGAAGACATAAAAACTTTCAGTATGAAAACGACCTGTTGCAATACATACAGGAAGTGTTGCAACTTTTAGCGGGTAGATCCTCGCCTTTAGAGCGAGATTTATATATAAAACAATTATCAGTGGAAACTGGATTGTCTCAAGAAGCTATCCTGCAGCATTATCGGAAATTAGAAAATAAGACAATTGAACGAAACCGTCCTGAACCATCGGTCATTAAGACACCTAAAAAAGAGCCGAAAAGGATTACTTCATTGCATAGAGCCGAGCGGATGCTCTTATCTCATGCATTGGCTGATCCAATGGTAATGCATAAATTAGTGGTCGAAGACAATGGAATTCCCTTCGTCAGTGAAGAATTCCAGGCGCTATACGTTCAATTGCTCGGTTTCTATGAGGAATGGGATAAAGCAGATTTCCATAAATTTCTGGAGACATTGCAAGATGCAGAACTCCGCAAATTAGTTATGGAAACCGCATTATCCGAACGCGATCCGGAACATGCGGACGAAGAAATTGCCGATTGTTTAAAGCATTTGCAAAAACATCGGATCGAGCAGCAAATCAATTTAAAAATCCAGCAATCAAAAGAAGCGGAAAAACAGCATGACTTAAAGCGCGCTTTACTTCTTGCACAAGAAGTGATTGCTTTACGAAAATCATTGTAA